Within Bacillus solimangrovi, the genomic segment TTGGTGCGTGTTGCAACGGTACAGATTGATTATGCGCGTCTTCTAACTTGTAATTAGGGACTCTTGGACTTAAGTGATGAACATGATGAAAGCCAATATTACCTGTAAACCATTGCAAAGCTTTTGGAAGTTTGTAGTATGAACTTCCTTCAACGGCAGCCTTCACATATTCCCACTTACTATTTTCTTCGTAATAGGAATACTCAAAAGTATGTTGCACATAAAATAACCAAATACCTGCAGCACCAGAAACCATAAAGATTGGACCTTGCACAAGTAAAAATTGCTGCCAACCAATCGTGTAGCATAGTAATGCAATTAATCCAACAATTAAAATATTCGTCAAGTAAACGTTCATTCGTTCCTTGCTCCTTGCGCCTTTGCGATTAAACCGATTCAAAATCAAGAAGATATAAATTGGACCTAAAACAAACATGACAAATGGATTACGATACAAACGGTATGATAAACGCTTCCAAGAAGACGCTGCTTTATATTCTTCAACTGTCATAACCCAAATATCACCAACC encodes:
- a CDS encoding fatty acid desaturase; protein product: MNKQKQSELRKQVSPYEKSDFTSSMTQLFTTFIPFFVVWFLAYQSLSISYLLTLPLTMIGAGLLVRIFIIFHDCCHNSFFKNRRANAILGTITGVLTFFPFYQWQHSHSVHHATSGNLDKRGVGDIWVMTVEEYKAASSWKRLSYRLYRNPFVMFVLGPIYIFLILNRFNRKGARSKERMNVYLTNILIVGLIALLCYTIGWQQFLLVQGPIFMVSGAAGIWLFYVQHTFEYSYYEENSKWEYVKAAVEGSSYYKLPKALQWFTGNIGFHHVHHLSPRVPNYKLEDAHNQSVPLQHAPTITLMTSLHSLKFHLWDEEGKKFIGFKHLKSLAHVKPMRVQAK